ATACCAACCTGCCCGGTGCCGGTTCAAGATCTACATCATCGACGAAGTCCATCAGGTTACGAAAGAAGCGTTCAACGCCCTGTTGAAGACGCTCGAGGAGCCGCCGCCGTCGGTCAAGTTCATTCTCGCAACGACCGAGCCGCATCGGCTGCCGGAGACGATTCTGTCCCGCTGCCAGCGCTACAACTTCCGCCGCATCTCGTTGAGGGAGATCGTGGGCCGTCTGCGCGAGATCGCCGCCAGCGAGCGGCTCGAGATCACCGACGGTGCGCTGGCCTTGCTGGCTCGCGAGGCGGACGGGAGCATGAGGGACGCGCAGTCGCTGCTGGAGCAGGTCCTGGCGTTCGCGGAGACGGGAGGACGGGAGGAAAAACGTCCGCCCGTGGACGAACGAACGCTCCAGGAGGTCCTCGGCCTGGCGGAGCGGTCGGCGCTCTACGAGATCTCCGAGGCCGTCCTCCGGGGCGACGCGAAACGCTGTCTCGAGATGGTGGCGAAAGCCGTCGCCCTCGGCCGGGATCTCAACCGCCTGTCGAAGGAGCTGGTCGAGCACTTTCGTAACCTGCTGGTGGTCCGACTGGCTGGCGGGGCGGCTTCGGCGGCCGGCGACGGCGCACCCGACGACGGGCAATTGATCGATCTCCCGGACCACGAGATCGCGGCGCTCGCTTCTCAGGCCCAAAGCCTTTCCGCGGACGCCCTTCTCGACTATTTCGAGGTGATCGCGGCGGCGGACGAGGAGCTGAGCCGCTCCGCCAACGCCCGATTTGCGCTCGAGGCGGCGCTGGTGCGGATGGCGACGCTCCCGCAGACGCTGCCGGTCTCGGAGCTCATCGAACGGCTGGAGCAGCTGGAGACGCGGCTTGCGGCGGCTTCCCCGGGAGGATCTCCGCCTGGGGCGGAAGCCCCGGCGAAGCCGCTTCCGGGGGCAACCTCTTCATCGACATCGATCCCCAAGGCGACGCCGGCCTTGCAAAACGAGCGGCTGTGGCAGGAGTTCGTGGCGTTTGTCGGCAGGGAAAAGAAGCTCCTGGCCTCGCATCTGGCTTTCGGCAACGCGCTGGAGATCGCGCCGGGAACGGTCACGATCGGGGTCGCCGAACGGCATCACCTCAGCTATCTCCAGGACCGGGAAAATCTCTCTCTGCTCGAAAAATTCGCCAGCAGGTTCTTCGCCGCGGATACCGTGATCCGCCTCACGCACACGGCGACCGAAGGCGGTTCCCGCCCGCCGTCTGCGGCGTTGCCCGTGGAAGACGGAACAAGCCCGTTTGTCAAGGAGGCCCTGCGGATCTTCCACGGCGAGGTCAAGACGGTCCGGCGGGAGAACTGAGCGCTGCCCGAGAGCGAGGAGGAGATATGGCGCAAGGCATGCCCGGAATGGGCAACCTGCTCAAGCAGGCGCAGGAGATGCAGGCGCGGATCGCAAAAGTCCAGGAAGAGCTGGCCCACAAGACGGTGGAGGGCTCGGCGGGTGGCGGGATGGTGCGGGTAACGGTGAACGGCCAGCTCACGGTCTCGGCGGTCAAGATCGATCCCGCGGCGCTCAATCCCGAGGACCGGGAAATGCTCGAGGATCTCGTTCTGGCGGCGATCAACGACGGGATGCGCAAGGCGCGGGAAATGGCCTCGGCCGAAATGAGCAAGATCACCGGAGGATTCAAGATTCCAGGACTGTCGCTATGAGCAGCTACCCCGCTCCGCTCGAACGGTTGATTCAGGAGCTTTCCAAGCTTCCCGGCATCGGGGAGAAGTCGGCGGCGCGCCTCGCTTTTCACATGCTCCGGGGACGCAAGGAAGATGTTTTCAGCCTGGCCGACAGCATCGCCCGCCTGCGCAAGGAGATGGGGCTGTGCCGGTGCTGCTTCGGCTTCAGCGAGGCCGACCCTGCAACCGGAGAGGCAGCGCTCTGCGCGATCTGCCGCAGCGATCGGCGCGAGCGGGACAAGATCTGCGTGGTCGAGGATCCGGCCGACCTGATCGCGGTCGAGCGGTCGCAGGAGTTCCGCGGCCTCTACCACGTGCTGCACGGCACCATCTCGCCTCTCGACGGAGTGGGGCCGGAAGCCCTCCGGATCAAGGAGCTGCTGGAGCGGTTGAAGAGCGAGCCGGTCCGGGAGGTGATCGTGGCCACCAATCCCACGATGGACGGAGAGGCGACGGCCCTCTACCTGTCGAAGGTAATCAAGCCGTTGGGAATCGCGGTCACACGGATCGCGCGGGGGTTGCCGATGGGCGGCGACCTCGAATATACGGATGCCGTGACCCTGAGCAAGGCCCTGGAGGGGCGGCGGGAGATTTGAGGTGAGGACGAAATCCTTCTGGAGATCGGCGGCGGTTTGCCTGCTGCTTTCGGGTTGTCTCTACGTCGGGCGCGATTTCCCGACCACGCCGGTCAAGAGCATCGAGAACAACGTCACGACCCAGCGCGAGATCTTCGCCCACTTCGGCGAGCCACTGCGGAAGGGGCTGGAAAACGGCTACGAAACCTGGACCTACTCCTATCAGTATTACGAGTTGGGCCAGCTCCGGGATTCCAAGGAGCTGCACATCGTCTTCAACAAGGATCAGACCGTCCGGAGCTATTCCTTCACCTCGCGCTGATTCCCGGCGCCCGTGCCGCCGCGTCTACTGCAACCACAGGAACGCCTTCGCTGACAGCCAGCCGATCGCGCCGCAGACGGGGAACGTCAGGATCCAGGCGGCTGCTATCTCCAGGGTTACCCCCCAGCGGACCGCCGAGAAGCGACGGGTCGCTCCTACCCCGATGATGCTGGTGTTGATCGTGTGAGTCGTGCTCAGCGGGATGCCGAGGCGCGTCGCCACCTCGATCGTGAGCGCCGCTCCGGTCTCGGCGGCAAATCCGTGCACCGGCTCCAGCCTGGTCAGCCTGAGCCCCATCGTGCGGACGATACGCCAGCCGCCGACCGCGGTTCCGATCGCCATGGTGGCGGCGCAGACGAGAATCACCCAGGTAGGCGTCGTAAATTCCGGAACGATTCCACCGAGAAGCAAGGCCAAGCTGAAGACGCCGATGAACTTCTGGCCGTCGTTGGAGCCGTGGCTGAAGGCCATGAATGCGGCCGAAAGGATTTGCAGCCGGCCGAAAACCAGGCGCACCGATCCCGGGCGGCTGCCGGCGAAGAAGCGGTAGAGCGCCCCCATGATCAGGAGCCCGCCCAGGAAGCCGAGAAAGGTCGAGAAGACGAGCCCGATCAGCACCTTGCTCCAGCCGCTCCACAGCAGGGCGGAAGGGCCTGCGGTGGCCAGCCCGGCGCCGGTCAGACCGGCGATCAGGGCATGGCTTTCGCTCGTCGGCAGACCGTAGTACCAGGCGAGGGTGCTCCAACAGATAATGCCCACCATGGCGGCCCCGACGGTCGTGAGATTGATGACTTCCGGCTTGACGATGTCCTTTCCGATGGTCGCGGCCACCGCCGTCCCCGAGATCGCGCCCAGGGCGTTGAAGAACGTCGCCATCGCCAGGGCCTGGTAGGGCGAGAGCACGCGGGTCGAGACCACGGTAGCGATCGCGTTGGGAGCGTCGGTCCACCCGTTCACGAATTCGGCGGCCAGGATCAGCAGGATCACCGGCAGGATGGCGAAAAGCGATTCGGTCATGCAGCGAGGCGGGTCAGGCGTTCTTCAGCCCGATGCTTTCCAGGATGTTGGCGACGTCCTCGCAGCGGTCCGTGGCGGATTCCAGGATGTCGAAGATGTCCTGCCACTTGATGACCTCGAGCGGCGGCCGATCGTGGTCGAAGAGGGCTTCGATCGCCTTGCGGTAGATCTCGTCGGCGGCGTTTTCGAGGCGGTTGATCTCGATGCAGTAGTCGTCGATGTCCTCGAGCCTGGGCATGTGAGAGATGGCTTTGACGAGCTGCTCGGTGCTGCTGACCACGATTTCCGAGAGCTCCAGGGCCTCGGGGGCGATCTTCTGGATCTTGTACAGAACCACCCGGGAAGCGGCCGCCTCGATGGCGTCCGTCACGTTGTCCAGCGCGGTGGCCAGAGCATGGATGTCCTCGCTGTCGATGGGAGTGATGAACGTCTGGTTGAGCGTGCGGATCGTCCGGTGGGTGAGGCGGTCGCCCTCGTGCTCGATCTCCTTGATCTTTTTCCACGACTCCTGGAAATTCTGCCCTTCGTCGAACATCTGCTTGAGCGCCCGCGCTCCGGTAAGGGTGTTTTGCGCCGCTTCCTTGAAAAGATCGAAGAACTTGTCCTGATTGGGAATGAACTTGAACATCGCTGCCGCCGGGCTCGCTTGGCGAGTAACGTAACAGCCGTGCAATCGGCTTGTCAAGGTTAGCGGGACGGAACGCAGCCGAAGAGCTCCTCGACGCGGGCGCGGATCTCGTCGCGCACCTTCCGGAAAGCGGCGAGAACGGTTTCCTCGTCGCCCTGGACGGCCACCGGATCTGGAAGCGGCCAGTGCATCCGGGGAGCGGTGCCCGCGGGCACCGGGCACTCCTCGTCGCTCTCGCCGCAAAGGGTCACCACGAGATCGATCTCGCTAACCGGCACGGCTTCCAGCGACTTGGAGCTCTGGCCGCTGATGTCGACCCCGGCCTCGTTCATGACCCGCACGGTGAGCGGATGGATGCCCTTGGGACGGGTCCCGGCGCTGTAGATCCTGGTCCCGTCCGCGGCGCAACGCCGGGCGAAGCCCTCCGCCATCTGGCTGCGACAGGAATTCCCGGTGCAGAGGAACAACACGTTGCCGCGGTTGCGCTGGGTCGCGGCCGGCAGGTCGACCCGGACGGTGGTTCCCTTGCGCACCGCGCTTTCGATCCGCAGGCGGCCGTCGAGCGCCTGGACGATGTGCTTGACGATCGCCAGGCCGAGACCTGTGCCGCCCAGCTCGCGAGAGCGGGCCTTGTCCACCCGGTAGAATCTCTCGGTGATTCGCGGCAGGTCCTGTTCCGGGATGCCGCAACCGGTATCGGCGACGGCGATCTCGATTCGATCCTCGCCGCGGGCGCGGGCGGCGGAGACGACGATCTCGCCGCCCGCGTCGGTGTACTTGATCGCGTTGTCGATCAGGTTGATGAGCACCTGCTCCAGGCGATCGAGGTCGCCGAGCACCGGCGGCAGATCGGGCTCGAGACGGTGCTCGAGGCCGACGTTCTTCTTCGACGCCCGATCGGCGAAGACCTCCAGCGCGCGCTGGATGAGCTGGGCGACATCGATCGGCCGCCGCGCGATCCGCATCTTTCCGGATTCGAGATCGGCGAGTATCAACAGCTCCTCGGTAAGCCGGCTCAGGCGTTCGGAATGGCGGTCGACGATGCCGAGAAACGTCCGGGCGACCTCGGGATCGGCGGGAGGCGATCGCAGGAGCGTCTCGACGTAGCCGCGGATCGCGGTCAGCGGGGTGCGCAGCTCATGCGAGACGTTGGCGACGAAATCCGAACGCACGGCCTCGAGCCGCTTGAGCTCGGTGATGTCGTGAAAGACGAGGATCGAGCCCAGCACCGCCCCCCGGCCGTTGAGCAGGCCGGTGGCGTTCACCCGCACCCAGCAGCCGTCCTTCAGCTCCAGCTCGCGCGAGTAGAGGCCGCGCTCGAAATCGAACCCGAGGGCGCCGCGGACGATCGCGAGGAGCTCGGGACGGCGCGAGAGCTCGAGAACCGAGGTGCCGGCGAGGTCGCGCCCGGTCTCGGCGTGCAGCATGCGCGCGGCCGGCTCGTTGATGAGCAGGATATTTCCATTGCGGTCCAGAACCAGGACTCCCTCCACCATGCAGCGGAGAATGGAGGCGATCTTTTCCTTCTCGGCCACGAGCTGCTCGAAGTGGTCGCGGATGCTGGCGCTCATTTCGCTGAGGTGCTGCTCGAGGACGTCGATCTCGTCGTTGCGCCCGCGGGAGAAGAAGTTCTGCGGAAACGATCCCCTGGCCAGCTCGAGCGAGAAATCGACCAGACGCTTGATCCGTCGGCCGAGGAGCCGGGAAAAGCCGAGGGCGAGAAGCAGGCCCAGACCGGAGACCGCGAGCAGGCCGAGCAGCAGGGTGCGCCGGACCGAGGCGATCACGCTTTCGACGTCGCTCAGGGGCATGGCGATGCGGATGATGCGCGCCTGCGCTCCGGAGCCGTCGCGCACGGCCTGGTAGAGCATCTGGTAGCGGACCGTGGTGCTGTAGCGCGTCGCGGCACCGGCTCCCGAGCGCAGCGCTTCGATCACCTCGGGCCGGAAGGCATGGTTCTCCATCGTTTGCGACGGCTCGTCCGAGTCGCCGAGCACGCGGCCGTCCGGGGCGATGACAGTGACGCGCGCCCGGAGCTCCCGCCCCAGCCGGCGGGCCTCCGCATCGAGCGAGCCCGGGTCCGGCCGCGGCGGCAGGACGCGCGCCAGCACGCGTCCCTCCTGCTCCATTCGCAGGCTCAAATGGGAAACGTAGAATCGGCGCAGCAGCGGCGCCGAGTACAGGTAGAATCCCGCGAACAGCAGCAGCGTGACGACGAAATACGAGAAGAAGAACTTGAAAGCGAGGCTATTGTTCCAGCGCCTTCTCATCGAACTTGTAACCGACGCCTCGCAAGGTGACGATCCATTTCGGCCGGCGGTCGTCCTTTTCGATCGCTTTTCGAAGGCGTCGGATGTGAACGTCGACGGTGCGCGGCGTCACGTATGTTTCCGCTCCCCAGACCCTATCGAGGAGCTGGTCCCGGCTCAAGACTCGGTTCGGGTTCTGGACGAAAAAACGAAGCAGCTCGAACTCCTTCAACGTGAGCCGGACCGGCTTCCCGCCGACGAACACCTCGTAGGTGGCGAAGTCGATTCGCAGCGCGCCGTTTTCGTAGGCCTGCTCCGGGGTTCCGGCCGGCGCGGGCTCGGCCCGGCGCAGGATGGCGCGGACGCGCGCGACCATCTCGCGCGGGCTGAAGGGTTTGGGCAGGTAATCGTCGGCGCCCATCTCCAACCCGACGACCCGGTCCGCCTCGCCCCCCTTTGCGGTGAGCATCAGAATCGGGAGCCTCGCGGTTTTGGGCCGGTCGCGCAGGATCCTGCAGAGCTCCAGGCCCGATAGCCCCGGCAGCATCAGATCGAGAATGACGAGCCGGGGCTTCTCCCGCTGCAGGATGCGCAGCGCCTGCTCTCCGTCTTCGGCCTCCAGGACCTCGAACCGCTCCTGGGCGAGATTGTACCGGACCAGCTTTCGAATGTCGGGTTCGTCTTCGACGACCAGGATCTTTTTCCCCGAACCGGTCATGGCGGGATTCAGACCGACGGCGGCAGCTCCTTCAGGTGCCGGATGCTCTTGCCCTTGACCATGAAGATCACCATTTCGGCGATGTTCGTGGCGTGGTCGGCGATCCGCTCCAGGTAGCGGGAGATCGAGCTGACCTTCATCGCCCGGTTGATGGTGAGCGGATCCGCGATCATGAAGCTGATGACCTCGCGAAAGATCTGGCTGTTGAGCTGGTCGACCTCTTCGTCCTCCTTGCAGACCTTGAGCGCGAGGTCCGTGTCTTCGCGCACGAACGCGTCGAGGCTTTCGCGGATCATGCGCTCGCTGATCTGCGCCATCCGCGGGATGTCGATGTACGGCTTGAGCTGCGGCTCCTGGTTGAGCTCGAGCGCGCGCTCGCAGATGTTGACCGCCATGTCGCCGATCCGTTCGAGATCGGTGGTGATCTTGAGGCCCGTGGTGATGAAGCGGAGGTCCCTGGCGGCGGGCTGATGGAGCGCGAGCAGCCGGATGCAAAGCTCGTCGATCTCGACGTCGAGGCGGTTGACCTCGTGGTCCCTCTCGATGATCGCCTCGGCCAGGGCCGAGTCGCGCTCCACCAGGGATTTCACCGCTTTGTGGATCTGCTCCTCGACCAGCCCGCCCATGGTGAGAATGTTCTCGCGAAGCTTCTTGAGGTCCTCCTCGTACTTCTTGTCCGTGTGCTCGGCACGCATGGGCTCCTCCCTGTCAGCCGAACCGACCCGTGATGTAGTCCTCGGTCTGCCGCTTCTCCGGGTTGGTGAAGAGCTTTGCCGTGTCGCCGAATTCTACCAACTCCCCGAGGTAGAAGAAAGCCGTATAGTCGGAGACTCGGGCGGCCTGCTGCATGTTGTGGGTCACGATCACGATCGTGAAAGTCTCCTTCAGCTCGTGGATCAGCTCCTCGATTTTCGCGGTCGATATCGGGTCCAGGGCGGAGCAGGGCTCGTCCATGAGGAGAACTTCGGGCTCCACGGCGAGAGCGCGGGCGATGCAGAGGCGCTGCTGCTGGCCGCCGGAGAGCTCGGAAGCGCTCTTGTGCAGATTGTCCTTGACCTCGTCCCACAGGGCGGCTCGCCTCAGATTTTTCTCCACGACCCCGTCGAGGGTGCTCCGGTCGTTGATCCCCGCGATGCGCAACCCGTAGACGACGTTCTCGTAGATACTCTTCGGAAAAGGATTCCATTTTTGAAAGATCATTCCGACACGCCGCCGCAAGCGGATCACGTCGGTCGAAGGAGCGTAGATGTCGATTCCGCCGAGCCGGACCGTTCCCGTGATCCGGACGTCGGCGATGAGGTCGTTCATGCGGTTCAGGCAGCGCAGAAGGGTGGTCTTCCCGCAGCCCGAGGGACCGATGAAGGCGGTCGCTTTTTTTTCGACGATCTCCACGCTGACGGATTTGAGCGCCTGCGTCGTTCCGTAGAACACGTCGAGATCGCTCACCTGGATGAGCGGGTTCGGCCTCTTCGCCGGCGCTGCTGCCGACCTTTCGCTCGGAGCTGCGGCTCCGGACACGGGGACCTTCGGCTTCGCCAAGCCGGACAAATTCATTACGGCATCCTCGCAGCCCGGGCCGTCACCACTTGATCCGCTTGCGGAAGCGATGGCGCAGATAGATCGCGAAGGCGTTCATGGCCAGGGTCATCGCCATCAAGACAAGGCCGGCCGCGGCGGCGTTCACGTGGAACTCGTGCTGCGGGCGCGACATCCAGTTGAACATCTGGATCGGCATGACGGTGAAAGGCGACATGAGCCAGTCGAACGAGACGAACGGAAATTCCGCTTTGAGCGGCGGTTCCGGCAGGAAAGCGATGAACGTCAGGGCCCCGATCGTGATCAACGGGGCCGTCTCGCCGATCGCACGGGACAGAGCGATGATCACGCCGGTGAGAATGCCGCCCGTCGAGTAAGGAAGAACGTGGTCCCGAATCGTTTGCCACCGGGTTGCTCCCAGGGCGTACGCGGCTTCGCGGATAGTCGCGGGGACCGCCCGGACCGCTTCGCGCGTGGCCACGATGACGATGGGCAGGATCAACAGCGCGAGCGTGAGGCCGGCCGTCAAGATGCTGTGGCCGAGGTTGAGCTGATAGACGAACAGACCGAGCGCCATCAGCCCGTACACGATGGAAGGAACCCCGGCGAGGTTGGCGATGTTGATCTCGATCAGCGCGCTGAGCCAGTTCTTGGGCGCGTATTCTTCGAGATAAACGCCCGCGGCGACACCGACGGGAACCGCGGTAACGGCCGTCACCAGCATGACCAGAGTGGTCCCGACCCAGGCGGAAAGGATCCCGGCTTCGGAAGGAAAGCGCGACGGGAAGGAGGTGAAGAACTTCAGCGACAGGCGGCCTGCGCCGTCGACCGCGAGATCCACGACCAGCGCGGCCAGGGTGATCATGCCGACGAACGTCGCGAGCAGCCCGACGATCGCGAAGAGAGCGTCGAGGGCTTTTCTCCGGGCGATGTTTTTCTCGATGTTTCTCATTCCTAATATTTTTCCCTGAAGCGTTTCCGCAGCAGGTAGCCTGCGATGTTGAAGGCCAGCGTCATCACCATCAGGGTGAGCCCGGCGGCGAAGATGCTCTGGTAGGCGACGGTGCCGTGAGGCAGGTCGCCCAGGCTCACCTGAACGATATAGGCGGTGATCGTTGCCGCGCCTTGCGTCGGGTTCAGCGTCAGGCTGGGCTGGGTGCCCGCCGCGACGGCAACGATCATGGTCTCTCCGACCGCGCGGGAAAAGCCGAGAACGTAAGCCGAGGCGATTCCCGAGAAGGCCGAGGGAACGACCACCCGCACGGCGGTCTGCAGGCGGGTCGCTCCCATCGCATACGAGCCTTCCCGGATGTGGGCCGGTACGGCTTTCATGGCGTCTTCGCTGAGCGAGCTGACGTAGGGAACGATCATGATGCCGATCACGATGCCGGCACTCAGCATGTTGAAGCCCGGCAAGTCGGGTAGCACCCGCTGCAGCAGGGGAGTGACGAAAAGCAGGGCGAAGTAGCCGAAGACCACCGTCGGTACCGCGCTGAGGAGCTCCAGGACCGGCTTGAGGATTTCCCGCGCCTTTACGTGAGCGTACTCGCTCAGGTAGATGGCGATGACGGTTCCAAGGGGCAGGGCCACCAGCAGGGCGATTGCGGAAGTCACGGCGGTGCCGGCGACCAGAGGCAGGATACCGTAGTGAGGATCGGCGAACAACACGGTCCACTGGGTGTCGGTGAGGAAATCGACCAGCGAGACATGCCGGAAGAACCGTTCGGACTCGTAGAGGAGGACGCCGACGATGCCGACGGTGATGGCGACCGACGACAAGGCGGCGAGGAACAGGAAAAGCTCGATGATCCGCTCGCGGATTCGCCGCCCCTTCAGTCGCGACATGGCCGCTGCACCGACCGGTCTCCGGGCCGCGACGCGCGCGACTTCAGGAGTGTCGCCCATTGCGTTTCCTTCCCGATGGCGGTGCGGGGAGAGGAAGCCCCTCTCTCCCCGCGGTTTTCGGGTCCGAAAATCTAAAGCTTCGGCTCACGTTTGAGCAGGTCGTCGATCGTGACGCCGACATCGGCGTGCCCGGCGAAAGCCGTACCGGTCTTT
The sequence above is a segment of the Candidatus Zixiibacteriota bacterium genome. Coding sequences within it:
- the dnaX gene encoding DNA polymerase III subunit gamma/tau; the protein is MSYVVLARKWRPQSFEDIVGQEPIIRTLQNAIRMNRLAHAYLFAGVRGVGKTTAARVLAKALNCERGPTPSPCNDCTPCREIAGGSAIDVLEIDGASNRGIDEVRQIIENARYQPARCRFKIYIIDEVHQVTKEAFNALLKTLEEPPPSVKFILATTEPHRLPETILSRCQRYNFRRISLREIVGRLREIAASERLEITDGALALLAREADGSMRDAQSLLEQVLAFAETGGREEKRPPVDERTLQEVLGLAERSALYEISEAVLRGDAKRCLEMVAKAVALGRDLNRLSKELVEHFRNLLVVRLAGGAASAAGDGAPDDGQLIDLPDHEIAALASQAQSLSADALLDYFEVIAAADEELSRSANARFALEAALVRMATLPQTLPVSELIERLEQLETRLAAASPGGSPPGAEAPAKPLPGATSSSTSIPKATPALQNERLWQEFVAFVGREKKLLASHLAFGNALEIAPGTVTIGVAERHHLSYLQDRENLSLLEKFASRFFAADTVIRLTHTATEGGSRPPSAALPVEDGTSPFVKEALRIFHGEVKTVRREN
- a CDS encoding YbaB/EbfC family nucleoid-associated protein; the encoded protein is MAQGMPGMGNLLKQAQEMQARIAKVQEELAHKTVEGSAGGGMVRVTVNGQLTVSAVKIDPAALNPEDREMLEDLVLAAINDGMRKAREMASAEMSKITGGFKIPGLSL
- the recR gene encoding recombination mediator RecR, which produces MSSYPAPLERLIQELSKLPGIGEKSAARLAFHMLRGRKEDVFSLADSIARLRKEMGLCRCCFGFSEADPATGEAALCAICRSDRRERDKICVVEDPADLIAVERSQEFRGLYHVLHGTISPLDGVGPEALRIKELLERLKSEPVREVIVATNPTMDGEATALYLSKVIKPLGIAVTRIARGLPMGGDLEYTDAVTLSKALEGRREI
- the bamE gene encoding outer membrane protein assembly factor BamE, with amino-acid sequence MRTKSFWRSAAVCLLLSGCLYVGRDFPTTPVKSIENNVTTQREIFAHFGEPLRKGLENGYETWTYSYQYYELGQLRDSKELHIVFNKDQTVRSYSFTSR
- a CDS encoding inorganic phosphate transporter, which produces MTESLFAILPVILLILAAEFVNGWTDAPNAIATVVSTRVLSPYQALAMATFFNALGAISGTAVAATIGKDIVKPEVINLTTVGAAMVGIICWSTLAWYYGLPTSESHALIAGLTGAGLATAGPSALLWSGWSKVLIGLVFSTFLGFLGGLLIMGALYRFFAGSRPGSVRLVFGRLQILSAAFMAFSHGSNDGQKFIGVFSLALLLGGIVPEFTTPTWVILVCAATMAIGTAVGGWRIVRTMGLRLTRLEPVHGFAAETGAALTIEVATRLGIPLSTTHTINTSIIGVGATRRFSAVRWGVTLEIAAAWILTFPVCGAIGWLSAKAFLWLQ
- a CDS encoding DUF47 family protein is translated as MFKFIPNQDKFFDLFKEAAQNTLTGARALKQMFDEGQNFQESWKKIKEIEHEGDRLTHRTIRTLNQTFITPIDSEDIHALATALDNVTDAIEAAASRVVLYKIQKIAPEALELSEIVVSSTEQLVKAISHMPRLEDIDDYCIEINRLENAADEIYRKAIEALFDHDRPPLEVIKWQDIFDILESATDRCEDVANILESIGLKNA
- a CDS encoding ATP-binding protein, translated to MRRRWNNSLAFKFFFSYFVVTLLLFAGFYLYSAPLLRRFYVSHLSLRMEQEGRVLARVLPPRPDPGSLDAEARRLGRELRARVTVIAPDGRVLGDSDEPSQTMENHAFRPEVIEALRSGAGAATRYSTTVRYQMLYQAVRDGSGAQARIIRIAMPLSDVESVIASVRRTLLLGLLAVSGLGLLLALGFSRLLGRRIKRLVDFSLELARGSFPQNFFSRGRNDEIDVLEQHLSEMSASIRDHFEQLVAEKEKIASILRCMVEGVLVLDRNGNILLINEPAARMLHAETGRDLAGTSVLELSRRPELLAIVRGALGFDFERGLYSRELELKDGCWVRVNATGLLNGRGAVLGSILVFHDITELKRLEAVRSDFVANVSHELRTPLTAIRGYVETLLRSPPADPEVARTFLGIVDRHSERLSRLTEELLILADLESGKMRIARRPIDVAQLIQRALEVFADRASKKNVGLEHRLEPDLPPVLGDLDRLEQVLINLIDNAIKYTDAGGEIVVSAARARGEDRIEIAVADTGCGIPEQDLPRITERFYRVDKARSRELGGTGLGLAIVKHIVQALDGRLRIESAVRKGTTVRVDLPAATQRNRGNVLFLCTGNSCRSQMAEGFARRCAADGTRIYSAGTRPKGIHPLTVRVMNEAGVDISGQSSKSLEAVPVSEIDLVVTLCGESDEECPVPAGTAPRMHWPLPDPVAVQGDEETVLAAFRKVRDEIRARVEELFGCVPSR
- a CDS encoding response regulator transcription factor — its product is MTGSGKKILVVEDEPDIRKLVRYNLAQERFEVLEAEDGEQALRILQREKPRLVILDLMLPGLSGLELCRILRDRPKTARLPILMLTAKGGEADRVVGLEMGADDYLPKPFSPREMVARVRAILRRAEPAPAGTPEQAYENGALRIDFATYEVFVGGKPVRLTLKEFELLRFFVQNPNRVLSRDQLLDRVWGAETYVTPRTVDVHIRRLRKAIEKDDRRPKWIVTLRGVGYKFDEKALEQ
- the phoU gene encoding phosphate signaling complex protein PhoU produces the protein MRAEHTDKKYEEDLKKLRENILTMGGLVEEQIHKAVKSLVERDSALAEAIIERDHEVNRLDVEIDELCIRLLALHQPAARDLRFITTGLKITTDLERIGDMAVNICERALELNQEPQLKPYIDIPRMAQISERMIRESLDAFVREDTDLALKVCKEDEEVDQLNSQIFREVISFMIADPLTINRAMKVSSISRYLERIADHATNIAEMVIFMVKGKSIRHLKELPPSV
- the pstB gene encoding phosphate ABC transporter ATP-binding protein PstB, giving the protein MNLSGLAKPKVPVSGAAAPSERSAAAPAKRPNPLIQVSDLDVFYGTTQALKSVSVEIVEKKATAFIGPSGCGKTTLLRCLNRMNDLIADVRITGTVRLGGIDIYAPSTDVIRLRRRVGMIFQKWNPFPKSIYENVVYGLRIAGINDRSTLDGVVEKNLRRAALWDEVKDNLHKSASELSGGQQQRLCIARALAVEPEVLLMDEPCSALDPISTAKIEELIHELKETFTIVIVTHNMQQAARVSDYTAFFYLGELVEFGDTAKLFTNPEKRQTEDYITGRFG
- the pstA gene encoding phosphate ABC transporter permease PstA → MRNIEKNIARRKALDALFAIVGLLATFVGMITLAALVVDLAVDGAGRLSLKFFTSFPSRFPSEAGILSAWVGTTLVMLVTAVTAVPVGVAAGVYLEEYAPKNWLSALIEINIANLAGVPSIVYGLMALGLFVYQLNLGHSILTAGLTLALLILPIVIVATREAVRAVPATIREAAYALGATRWQTIRDHVLPYSTGGILTGVIIALSRAIGETAPLITIGALTFIAFLPEPPLKAEFPFVSFDWLMSPFTVMPIQMFNWMSRPQHEFHVNAAAAGLVLMAMTLAMNAFAIYLRHRFRKRIKW
- the pstC gene encoding phosphate ABC transporter permease subunit PstC: MSRLKGRRIRERIIELFLFLAALSSVAITVGIVGVLLYESERFFRHVSLVDFLTDTQWTVLFADPHYGILPLVAGTAVTSAIALLVALPLGTVIAIYLSEYAHVKAREILKPVLELLSAVPTVVFGYFALLFVTPLLQRVLPDLPGFNMLSAGIVIGIMIVPYVSSLSEDAMKAVPAHIREGSYAMGATRLQTAVRVVVPSAFSGIASAYVLGFSRAVGETMIVAVAAGTQPSLTLNPTQGAATITAYIVQVSLGDLPHGTVAYQSIFAAGLTLMVMTLAFNIAGYLLRKRFREKY